A stretch of DNA from Methylomicrobium lacus LW14:
GCCGCCGGCGCTGTCCGCACCCGCCACCTTGCAGTAAATCCCGTAATCGTCAGGCGCGCGGCAAAGTCACGCCGACTTGTCCCTGGTATTTGCCGCCGCGATCTTTGTAGGAGGTTTCACACACTTCATCGCTGCCGAAAAACAGCATCTGCGCGACGCCTTCATTCGCATAGATTTTCGCCGGCAGGGTCGTCGTGTTCGAAAACTCCAGCGTCACATGGCCTTCCCATTCGGGCTCCAGCGGCGTCACGTTCACGATGATGCCGCAGCGCGCATAGGTCGATTTGCCTAGACACACGGTCAGCACGTCGCGCGGAATGCGGAAATACTCGACCGTCCGCGCCAGGGCAAACGAGTTCGGCGGAATGATGCAGACATCGGATTTGACATCGACGAAGCTGCTCGAATCGAAATCCTTCGGATCGACGATCGCGGAATTGATATTGGTGAAAATCTTGAATTCGTCCGAACAGCGCACATCGTAGCCATAGCTCGATGTCCCGAACGAAATTACCCTGCCCTTTTCGGAGTCTCTGACCTGGCCGCTTTCAAACGGCGAGATCATGCCGTATTCGGTCGCCATCCGGCGTATCCATTTGTCCGATTTAATGCTCATCGCAGCTTTAATACCTTAAAAAATCAACAAAAAGAGCATTGTAACAAACAACGGCGATGGCTTTTATAGATCGTTTGAAAAAACAATTTCGATCTGATCGAAATCCTGTACCTGCCGGTGTTCCGCCTCGGGATCGAGATTGCCTTCGCGGACCAGCCAAATCGTGTTGAATCCGGCCTGTTTCGCCGCATCCAGCTCTTCCTTGATGTCGGACAGAAACATCAGATTTTCGGGGGGAATCCGCAGCTCCTCCGCGATATGGCGATACGAATCGACTTCCCGCTTGCCTCCGATCCGGGTATCGAAATAGCCCGAAAACCACGGCGTCAAATCGCCGTATTCGGTATGCGAAAACAGCAGCTTCTGCGCATGCACCGAGCCCGACGAATAGATATACAGGTGCAGTCCGCAGGCATGCCAGGCTTTCAGGTTTCTTTCGGCATCTTTATAAACATGCCCGGTAAACGCGCCCTGCCGGTAGCCCTCGTCCCATATCAGGCCTTGCAGCGCCTTCAACGGCGTGACTTTTTTGTCCTGATCGATCCATTCGAGCAATTGCGCCAGCGTTTGCTCGGCATCGAGCGGTCGCCCGGCTTCCGCGGAAACATCGGCCAGCAAGCGCCGGACCTCGGGATCGTCCGCATGGTTTTGCACAAATCCCGCGATATGCGCGCGCGCATACGGAAACAGCACGTCCTTCACAAAAGACAAGGACGAGGTAGTGCCTTCAATATCGGTAACGATCGCCCTGATCATGACAAGGCGGCGACATATTGATCGTAAGTCGGAAACGACTGGGCAATGTCGCTGCCGGTAAACGAGGCGACCCAGCCTTCCGCCGTCGTAAACAGCCGAATGCACTTGAAACACGGGTTTTCGCCCATGTCGAACCAGTGCGTGGTGTTGGCCGGCACGCTGATCAGGTCGCCTTTTTCGCAAAGCACCGCATAGACCTTGCCGCCGACGTGCAGATAGAAAAGCCCCTTGCCGTCGACGAAGAACCTGACTTCGAAATCGCTATGTGTATGTTCCGCCAGAAATCTTTCCCGAAACGCCGCTTTCTGGGGATGATCCGGCTGCAAACTGACCACGTCGACCGACTGAAAACCGTACTGCCGCATCAGGCGATCGACCGAATCGCGATAAGCGGCGACCACCGACTCCTGATCGGCATCAAGGGCCAGCTCGCCATCGGCGGTCCAACGCTCAAACTGCACACCGATGCCGCTTAACTGCGCTTCAATCTCGGCAAATTCGGTAAATAACTCGCCTGCTTGAGGCTGGTTATCGGGATAAACGGTTAACGCGCTCATACTTTATTCACTCCATGCAAGCGTAATTCACAATCAAATAAGTAATCGAAGGCTTCGATATGCCGCAAGGTTTCGGCGACCGTCGCACCCCAGGTATAAAATCCATGCCCCGCAATCACGTAGCCATGACAATCGGCATGCCGCTCAAGGTAACGGTCGACTTCGGCGGCAAGACGAGGAATGTCCTGGTCGTTCGCAAAGATCGGCACGGCAATACGGCTTTCATGCGTGCCGATGCCTTTGAACGCTTTCAGCAACTCATAGTCTTCGAGCACGATTTCGGTTTTGAAAATTCGCGACACCAGCACCGCATGGATCGCATGCGGATGCAGCACGCAGCCGATCGACGGAAAATGTTT
This window harbors:
- a CDS encoding 1,2-dihydroxy-3-keto-5-methylthiopentene dioxygenase codes for the protein MSALTVYPDNQPQAGELFTEFAEIEAQLSGIGVQFERWTADGELALDADQESVVAAYRDSVDRLMRQYGFQSVDVVSLQPDHPQKAAFRERFLAEHTHSDFEVRFFVDGKGLFYLHVGGKVYAVLCEKGDLISVPANTTHWFDMGENPCFKCIRLFTTAEGWVASFTGSDIAQSFPTYDQYVAALS
- the dcd gene encoding dCTP deaminase; this translates as MSIKSDKWIRRMATEYGMISPFESGQVRDSEKGRVISFGTSSYGYDVRCSDEFKIFTNINSAIVDPKDFDSSSFVDVKSDVCIIPPNSFALARTVEYFRIPRDVLTVCLGKSTYARCGIIVNVTPLEPEWEGHVTLEFSNTTTLPAKIYANEGVAQMLFFGSDEVCETSYKDRGGKYQGQVGVTLPRA
- a CDS encoding methylthioribulose 1-phosphate dehydratase, giving the protein MKYSEAFLNAAADLCEAGRFIDSKGWVPATSGNFSIRLPDGTIAITVSGRHKGRLQIEDIMLIDAEANALDGKKPSAETLLHTALYKHFPSIGCVLHPHAIHAVLVSRIFKTEIVLEDYELLKAFKGIGTHESRIAVPIFANDQDIPRLAAEVDRYLERHADCHGYVIAGHGFYTWGATVAETLRHIEAFDYLFDCELRLHGVNKV
- the mtnC gene encoding acireductone synthase, whose amino-acid sequence is MIRAIVTDIEGTTSSLSFVKDVLFPYARAHIAGFVQNHADDPEVRRLLADVSAEAGRPLDAEQTLAQLLEWIDQDKKVTPLKALQGLIWDEGYRQGAFTGHVYKDAERNLKAWHACGLHLYIYSSGSVHAQKLLFSHTEYGDLTPWFSGYFDTRIGGKREVDSYRHIAEELRIPPENLMFLSDIKEELDAAKQAGFNTIWLVREGNLDPEAEHRQVQDFDQIEIVFSNDL